The Streptomyces sp. NBC_01353 genome contains a region encoding:
- a CDS encoding lipopolysaccharide biosynthesis protein codes for MKALRTPRRRWVLPASVLIGATLGGGYGALKAPEYAATSYVIVVPGEKSDPAAALGFAQAYGRVATDIAVTGDAQVWAGVSAQTLRSSVQAATSPDAPMISITARAAKPGRAVSMADGVARALVLNSSHVAGSTGVKVVQFSRATKPVDPVSPSAPLSALVGGCAGGLLGGLVLLVRPKRAGRTESGAEARTEARNSRQTSSAVPGPAGAQHQPEPEAV; via the coding sequence ATGAAGGCGCTGCGCACCCCCCGCCGACGGTGGGTGCTGCCCGCCTCCGTGCTGATCGGCGCCACGCTCGGCGGCGGGTACGGGGCGCTGAAGGCACCCGAGTACGCGGCGACGAGTTACGTCATCGTGGTCCCCGGCGAGAAGTCCGACCCGGCGGCCGCGCTCGGCTTCGCCCAGGCGTACGGGCGGGTCGCCACGGACATCGCGGTGACCGGCGACGCGCAGGTGTGGGCCGGGGTCTCCGCCCAGACCCTACGGTCGAGCGTGCAGGCGGCGACCTCGCCGGACGCGCCGATGATCTCCATCACGGCGCGGGCGGCGAAGCCGGGCCGGGCCGTCTCGATGGCGGACGGTGTCGCCCGCGCGCTGGTCCTCAACAGCTCGCACGTCGCAGGGAGCACGGGCGTGAAGGTCGTCCAGTTCTCCCGGGCGACCAAGCCGGTGGACCCGGTCTCGCCCTCCGCCCCGCTGTCCGCGCTGGTCGGCGGCTGCGCGGGTGGTCTGCTGGGCGGTCTGGTGCTGCTGGTGCGGCCCAAGCGCGCGGGACGTACGGAGAGCGGGGCGGAGGCGCGTACGGAGGCACGGAACTCCCGGCAGACCTCGTCCGCCGTTCCCGGCCCGGCGGGCGCCCAGCACCAGCCGGAACCGGAGGCGGTGTGA
- a CDS encoding lipid II flippase MurJ → MAAGSAQVGQKQRLRPAGAGDRFSTPQRGAHARRGEQGRTASGRFLARAAAVTAGLTAAGAVLGLVRDQILAHFFGAGAETDAFLVAWTVPEFASTLLIEDAMALILVPAFSRALARRGGSLFGDPVRTLVRSTLPRLALAMSALAGLLVLAAPALVGALAPGLADAQLAVDCTRLTATCVLTFALAGYCSAALRAHGSFLPPAAIYVAYNVGIIGTILVLREPFGVRAAAAGVAVGGALMVAVQAPYLIRELRARPVPKGDAPAGDGGRLLVLGLIAPVIAFAVSRQSQILIERFLASPLPAGAISHLNYAQKVAQMPMILSLMLCTVSFPVVARAMAAGDKDGARRRVERDLLLAAVVVLIGTSVVIAAAPQIVELLFQRGAFDSADTAATAAVMRVYALGLLGQTTVGTLVRCYFSAAHPLWYPAAAMAAGLAVTAVTGVAGAALWGAVGIAAANALGITLTAAMLLLGARRQAIPVRIHYLGEGLLRLATAAAWATAAGWLCSLWIGSPVLALAVAALVSVSVFLLFIACAASAPDIPPLTRTASRRLAHARCHGAPRRDSSTAAEASPVGGDVPLDRRHHG, encoded by the coding sequence ATGGCAGCGGGTTCGGCCCAGGTGGGACAGAAGCAGCGGCTGCGGCCGGCCGGGGCCGGGGACCGGTTCTCCACGCCACAGCGTGGCGCGCACGCGCGGCGGGGCGAGCAAGGGCGTACCGCCTCCGGCAGGTTCCTCGCGCGGGCCGCCGCCGTGACCGCCGGGCTCACCGCCGCAGGGGCGGTGCTCGGGCTCGTACGGGACCAGATCCTGGCGCACTTCTTCGGCGCGGGGGCCGAGACCGACGCGTTCCTGGTCGCCTGGACCGTGCCCGAGTTCGCCTCGACGCTGCTCATCGAGGACGCGATGGCGCTGATCCTGGTGCCCGCGTTCAGCCGTGCGCTGGCGCGGCGCGGCGGCAGCCTCTTCGGCGACCCCGTCCGTACCCTCGTACGCTCCACGCTGCCCCGGCTCGCGCTCGCCATGAGCGCCCTCGCCGGGCTTCTGGTCCTCGCCGCGCCGGCCCTCGTCGGGGCGCTCGCGCCCGGTCTTGCCGACGCGCAGCTCGCCGTCGACTGCACCCGGCTGACCGCGACGTGCGTGCTGACGTTCGCGCTCGCCGGCTACTGCTCCGCCGCCCTGCGCGCGCACGGCTCCTTTCTCCCGCCGGCCGCCATCTACGTCGCGTACAACGTCGGCATCATCGGCACGATCCTCGTACTGCGGGAACCCTTCGGCGTGCGGGCGGCCGCCGCCGGGGTCGCCGTCGGCGGCGCACTGATGGTGGCGGTCCAGGCGCCTTATCTGATCCGGGAGTTGCGCGCCCGGCCCGTGCCGAAGGGGGACGCGCCGGCCGGTGACGGCGGCCGCCTCCTCGTGCTCGGGCTCATCGCCCCCGTCATCGCCTTCGCCGTCTCCCGCCAGTCCCAGATCCTCATCGAGCGCTTCCTCGCCTCGCCGCTGCCCGCGGGCGCCATCTCGCATCTGAACTACGCGCAGAAGGTCGCGCAGATGCCGATGATCCTCTCCCTGATGCTGTGCACGGTCAGCTTCCCGGTTGTCGCCCGCGCCATGGCGGCGGGCGACAAGGACGGCGCTCGCCGCCGCGTCGAGCGGGACCTGCTCCTCGCCGCCGTCGTCGTCCTCATCGGCACCTCGGTCGTGATCGCCGCCGCCCCGCAGATCGTCGAACTCCTCTTTCAGCGCGGCGCCTTCGACTCCGCCGACACCGCCGCGACCGCCGCCGTGATGCGGGTCTACGCCCTCGGTCTGCTCGGCCAGACGACGGTCGGCACGCTCGTGCGCTGCTACTTCTCCGCCGCCCACCCGCTCTGGTACCCGGCCGCCGCCATGGCCGCAGGACTCGCCGTGACCGCCGTGACCGGCGTCGCGGGCGCCGCGCTGTGGGGCGCCGTCGGGATCGCCGCCGCCAACGCCCTCGGCATCACGCTGACCGCCGCGATGCTGCTGCTCGGCGCCCGCCGCCAGGCCATCCCGGTCCGCATCCACTACCTCGGGGAGGGGCTGCTGCGGCTGGCCACCGCCGCCGCCTGGGCCACCGCCGCCGGCTGGCTCTGCTCGCTGTGGATCGGTTCCCCGGTCCTCGCCCTCGCCGTCGCCGCCCTCGTCTCGGTCTCGGTCTTCCTGCTCTTCATCGCCTGCGCCGCCAGTGCGCCGGACATCCCACCCCTCACCCGCACCGCATCACGAAGGCTCGCCCATGCCCGCTGCCACGGCGCCCCGCGCCGCGATTCGTCGACTGCTGCCGAAGCCTCCCCCGTGGGTGGTGATGTACCACTCGATCGCCGACACCACGGATGA
- a CDS encoding glycosyltransferase, producing the protein MKVLHIITGLGIGGAEQQLRLLLRHLPVRSEVVTLTNPGAVAGGIVADGVPVVNLGMTGNRDLGALPRLAGIVRRGRYDLVHTHLYRACVYGRIAARLAGVRAVLATEHSLGDTQIEGRPLSAGTRALYRATERLGTSTVAVSPSVARRLEKWGVAPSRIHVVPNGIERARFGHDEDARRMTRKALGLPEDAFVVGGVGRLAPGKRFDRLVRAVASVPEARLLLVGEGEERERLLAVARECGAADRVLLAGACEDPPSVTSAGPGLPSLLAAMDVFVSTSPDESFGLAVVEALAAGLPVLYVACPAIDDLPPDAAPGARRIGPSVPELVSALRGIRDARLARLPQPEVARRYDIAHSAQQLMSLYEQAVHGTPLLAK; encoded by the coding sequence ATGAAGGTCCTGCACATCATCACCGGTCTCGGGATCGGCGGCGCCGAGCAGCAACTCCGGCTGCTGCTGCGTCATCTGCCGGTACGGAGCGAGGTCGTCACCCTCACCAACCCGGGCGCCGTCGCCGGCGGCATCGTGGCCGACGGGGTGCCCGTCGTGAATCTCGGCATGACCGGCAACCGGGATCTCGGCGCGCTGCCCCGGCTCGCGGGGATCGTCCGCCGGGGCCGGTACGACCTCGTCCACACCCACCTGTACCGGGCCTGTGTCTACGGCAGGATCGCCGCCCGGCTCGCGGGGGTCCGTGCGGTCCTCGCCACCGAACACTCCCTCGGCGACACCCAGATCGAGGGCAGACCGCTCTCCGCCGGCACCCGGGCGCTCTACCGGGCCACCGAGCGGCTCGGCACGTCCACGGTCGCGGTCTCGCCCAGCGTCGCCCGCCGGCTGGAGAAGTGGGGCGTGGCCCCGTCCCGTATCCATGTCGTCCCGAACGGCATCGAGCGGGCGCGGTTCGGTCACGACGAGGACGCGCGGCGGATGACGAGGAAGGCGCTAGGGCTGCCGGAGGACGCGTTCGTCGTCGGCGGTGTAGGGCGGCTCGCGCCCGGGAAGCGGTTCGACCGGCTCGTCCGTGCGGTGGCGTCGGTGCCGGAGGCGCGGCTGCTGCTGGTCGGGGAGGGCGAGGAGCGCGAGCGGCTGCTCGCCGTGGCGCGGGAGTGCGGGGCGGCCGACCGGGTGCTCCTCGCGGGCGCCTGCGAGGACCCTCCGTCCGTGACGTCCGCGGGTCCCGGCCTGCCCTCGCTCCTCGCGGCGATGGACGTCTTCGTCTCCACCTCCCCCGACGAGTCCTTCGGGCTCGCGGTCGTCGAGGCGCTCGCCGCCGGCCTTCCGGTGCTGTACGTGGCCTGCCCGGCGATCGACGACCTGCCGCCGGACGCGGCCCCCGGGGCGCGACGGATCGGCCCGTCCGTACCCGAACTGGTCTCGGCGTTGCGCGGCATCCGGGACGCCCGCCTCGCCCGGCTGCCACAGCCCGAGGTCGCGCGCCGCTACGACATCGCGCACAGCGCCCAGCAGTTGATGTCCCTCTACGAACAGGCCGTCCACGGCACCCCTCTCCTCGCGAAGTGA
- a CDS encoding ATP-grasp domain-containing protein → MPSFDTRIPAVLVRLDRNPFHHGTLGAARSLGRAGIPVHAVLESLTSPAARSRYVHGVHLRPDPTSPDDEADALARRLVQLADEVQAPALLVPLDDISALALAAHRTELTGRYLLPDQPSEQLVRVADKAELAETCRALSLPHPRTEIPTSADEAAAMAWSLGLPVVTKWSRPWLLPPGTGLRSTSIARSLAEVRELFARTGEAGSRLLLQSLLPPGRDLDWFCHGYADSTGGCPVRATGLKERSWPDGAGLTAVGRWAANPVVERMAGDLIAALGYRGVFDLDFRLDRSTGAYHLLDFNPRPGAQFRLFADGDGLDVVRAMHLDLTGRPVPAHTPAYGRRFVVENYAALSLLASPRRRYTAEPGASRAGTETAWFAADDPVPALSMARAWLLHALRKGLVTLRRLFRSGRPRAATVVSPPAARTPSSQMNRR, encoded by the coding sequence GTGCCGAGCTTTGACACCCGCATCCCCGCAGTCCTCGTGCGGCTCGATCGGAACCCTTTTCATCACGGCACGCTCGGCGCCGCGCGCTCCCTGGGAAGAGCCGGAATCCCGGTACACGCCGTTCTTGAATCACTCACGAGCCCCGCCGCCCGCTCCCGGTACGTCCACGGTGTCCATCTCCGCCCGGACCCCACCTCGCCCGACGACGAGGCCGACGCCCTCGCCCGACGCCTCGTGCAGCTCGCCGACGAGGTGCAGGCACCGGCCCTCCTCGTCCCCCTGGACGACATCAGCGCCCTCGCACTGGCCGCACACCGCACCGAACTGACGGGCCGGTACCTCCTGCCCGACCAGCCCTCCGAACAGCTCGTCCGCGTCGCCGACAAGGCCGAGCTCGCCGAGACCTGCCGCGCCCTGTCCCTCCCCCACCCCCGTACCGAGATCCCCACGAGCGCCGACGAGGCGGCCGCCATGGCCTGGTCGCTCGGGCTGCCGGTCGTGACCAAGTGGAGCCGCCCCTGGCTGCTTCCGCCCGGCACCGGGCTGCGCAGCACGTCGATCGCGCGCTCACTGGCCGAGGTGCGCGAGCTGTTCGCCCGTACCGGGGAGGCCGGCAGCAGGCTGCTGCTCCAGAGTCTCCTGCCTCCCGGGCGGGATCTGGACTGGTTCTGCCACGGGTACGCGGACTCCACCGGCGGCTGCCCGGTCCGGGCCACCGGGCTCAAGGAGCGGTCGTGGCCGGACGGGGCAGGCCTCACGGCCGTCGGCCGCTGGGCGGCGAACCCGGTGGTCGAGCGGATGGCCGGCGACCTGATCGCCGCGCTCGGCTATCGGGGCGTGTTCGACCTGGACTTCCGGCTCGACCGCTCCACCGGCGCGTACCACCTGCTCGACTTCAACCCCCGCCCCGGCGCCCAGTTCCGGCTCTTCGCCGACGGGGACGGCCTCGATGTCGTCCGCGCGATGCATCTGGACCTGACCGGGCGCCCGGTCCCGGCGCACACACCCGCGTACGGACGCCGCTTCGTGGTCGAGAACTACGCGGCACTGTCCCTGCTCGCCTCGCCGCGCCGCCGGTACACCGCCGAGCCCGGCGCCTCGCGCGCGGGCACGGAGACGGCCTGGTTCGCCGCCGACGATCCGGTACCCGCACTCTCGATGGCCCGCGCCTGGCTCCTCCACGCCCTGCGAAAAGGCCTGGTGACGCTCCGTCGACTCTTCCGATCCGGCCGCCCACGCGCTGCGACCGTCGTGTCGCCACCGGCGGCCCGTACCCCCTCCAGCCAGATGAACCGACGATGA
- a CDS encoding NAD(P)-binding domain-containing protein has translation MYDLVIVGAGPYGLSVAAHAAAHGLNLRTFGRPMESWHAMPSGMFLKSEPWASHLSDPAGAYGLDAYATTRGIRAEHGVPLPVGFFAAYGDWFARQAVPALDERMIASVAPRAEGFEVVTEDGEALHTRTVALAVGVLPFMEIPGPLRGLPRRYVTHSSHHGELDGFAGRDVTVVGAGQAALETAAILTEQGATVRILARSDRLNWNTLPPALDRGLWQSLRAPHTGLGCGWHNRLYAETPGLFRRLPAPTRERIFDSALGPAGAWWLRERFAAVSDVRLGRRIVSAAPTGDDRLRLEVAGPDGTTVVETDHVIAATGFAPSLGRAEVLASELRESLRTVGTGGAPEVGAQFESSQPGLFLAGLLTAPSYGPSMRFVFGADYTAGRLVRGVRQRLRATSRGSIGRPRTGDERTPAARA, from the coding sequence ATGTACGACCTGGTCATTGTGGGAGCCGGACCCTATGGACTGTCCGTGGCCGCCCATGCGGCCGCCCACGGGCTGAACCTGCGGACCTTCGGTCGCCCGATGGAGTCCTGGCACGCCATGCCCTCGGGCATGTTCCTGAAGTCCGAGCCCTGGGCCTCCCATCTCTCCGACCCGGCCGGCGCGTACGGGCTCGACGCCTACGCGACCACCCGGGGCATCCGCGCCGAACACGGAGTCCCGCTGCCGGTCGGCTTCTTCGCCGCGTACGGCGACTGGTTCGCCCGCCAGGCGGTCCCCGCGCTCGACGAGCGCATGATCGCCTCCGTCGCGCCGCGCGCCGAAGGGTTCGAGGTGGTCACGGAGGACGGTGAGGCCCTGCATACGCGGACGGTGGCGCTGGCCGTCGGCGTCCTGCCGTTCATGGAGATCCCCGGGCCCCTGCGCGGACTTCCGCGCCGGTACGTCACCCACAGCAGTCACCACGGGGAGCTGGACGGCTTCGCCGGTCGCGACGTCACCGTCGTCGGCGCCGGCCAGGCGGCCCTGGAGACGGCCGCGATCCTCACCGAACAGGGAGCGACCGTCCGGATCCTGGCCCGCTCGGACCGGCTGAACTGGAACACGCTCCCGCCCGCCCTCGACCGCGGCCTGTGGCAGTCGCTGCGCGCCCCGCACACGGGCCTGGGCTGCGGCTGGCACAACCGGCTGTACGCGGAGACTCCCGGGCTCTTCCGGCGGCTGCCCGCCCCCACCCGCGAGCGCATCTTCGACTCGGCGCTCGGCCCGGCGGGTGCGTGGTGGCTGCGCGAACGGTTCGCGGCCGTGAGCGACGTACGCCTCGGTCGGCGCATCGTCTCCGCGGCTCCGACCGGAGACGACCGGCTGCGGCTGGAGGTGGCCGGGCCGGACGGGACGACGGTCGTGGAGACCGACCATGTCATCGCGGCGACCGGGTTCGCGCCGAGCCTGGGGCGGGCGGAGGTGCTGGCGTCCGAGCTGCGCGAATCGCTGCGGACGGTCGGCACCGGCGGGGCGCCGGAGGTCGGGGCGCAGTTCGAGTCCTCGCAGCCGGGCCTGTTCCTCGCGGGGCTGCTGACGGCGCCGTCGTACGGCCCGTCGATGCGCTTCGTATTCGGCGCCGACTACACGGCGGGGCGGCTCGTACGGGGCGTACGGCAGCGGTTGCGAGCGACATCGCGTGGGTCGATCGGCCGTCCGCGTACGGGAGACGAGCGGACGCCGGCCGCCCGGGCATGA
- a CDS encoding polysaccharide deacetylase family protein, with protein MPAATAPRAAIRRLLPKPPPWVVMYHSIADTTDDPYRVTVSPVRFARQLHWLNDRGLRGVSVRELLAATAAGRARGLVGLTFDDGYADFLDSALPLLRRHDFTATVYVLSGRLGGENAWDADGPRKSLLTEDGVLRVAEAGMEIGSHGLRHVSLPTLDDDALAEETRRSRDLLEDITGTPVDGFCYPYGDVDARTVQAVRDAGYRYGCAIAPGPLTCAHALPRIHIDEQDTSWRLTAKRLLHPLRRRSIAAPVPTQARPAGAEVS; from the coding sequence ATGCCCGCTGCCACGGCGCCCCGCGCCGCGATTCGTCGACTGCTGCCGAAGCCTCCCCCGTGGGTGGTGATGTACCACTCGATCGCCGACACCACGGATGATCCGTACCGGGTGACGGTCTCTCCCGTCCGCTTCGCGCGGCAGCTGCACTGGCTGAACGACCGGGGGCTGCGGGGCGTGTCCGTGCGCGAGCTGCTCGCCGCGACCGCAGCCGGCCGGGCCCGGGGGCTCGTAGGCCTCACCTTCGACGACGGGTACGCCGACTTCCTCGACTCGGCCCTCCCGCTGCTGCGCCGCCACGACTTCACCGCCACCGTCTACGTCCTGTCCGGCCGTCTCGGCGGCGAGAACGCCTGGGACGCCGACGGCCCGCGGAAGTCGCTGCTGACGGAGGACGGCGTCCTGCGCGTGGCCGAGGCCGGCATGGAGATCGGTTCGCACGGGCTGCGGCACGTCTCGCTCCCCACCCTCGACGACGACGCCCTCGCCGAGGAGACCCGGCGCAGCCGCGATCTCCTGGAGGACATCACCGGCACACCGGTGGACGGCTTCTGCTACCCGTACGGAGACGTCGACGCCCGGACGGTCCAAGCGGTACGGGACGCGGGCTACCGCTACGGCTGCGCCATCGCGCCCGGCCCGCTGACCTGCGCGCACGCGCTGCCCCGGATCCACATCGACGAGCAGGACACCTCCTGGCGGCTCACCGCCAAGCGCCTGCTGCACCCGCTGCGCCGCCGCTCGATCGCCGCGCCGGTCCCCACACAGGCCCGGCCGGCCGGGGCGGAGGTGTCATGA
- a CDS encoding GNAT family N-acetyltransferase, translating into MNGLSPQTCRDGEEFGRLGERWASLYARCSSATPFQSHSWLHSWWVSYGRPGALRVVLVRRQDGELVAAAPLMRARGPLPVLTPLGGSITDFTDVLLDDACPEAAPALAVALARAARGAVVDLREVRPGAAAERVFARWHGPRRRLADSLCLELPAVPMDALLERIPSNKAQRVRAKLRKLDALGIDERVVPGEEVPAALDRLLRLHQLQWQGRGVTVEHTSDRFAQHLARAVRPMVERGDARVTEFRLAGDVVAADLTLMSPQLAGGYLYGADPVLRARKIDVATMLLRHGARETSASGRATLSMLRGNEPYKQHWRPETVPNQRLMLAGRGAAPVLWLWAGAADGRRWAARQARERAWVGRALARLPGRANGGGG; encoded by the coding sequence CTGAACGGGCTGAGCCCGCAGACCTGCCGGGACGGCGAGGAGTTCGGCCGGCTCGGCGAGCGGTGGGCGTCGCTGTACGCCCGCTGTTCCTCGGCCACCCCGTTCCAGTCCCACTCCTGGCTGCACTCCTGGTGGGTGTCGTACGGTCGGCCGGGCGCGCTGCGCGTGGTCCTCGTACGGCGGCAGGACGGAGAACTGGTCGCGGCGGCGCCCCTGATGCGCGCCCGCGGCCCGCTCCCGGTCCTCACCCCACTCGGCGGCTCGATCACGGACTTCACCGACGTCCTGCTCGACGACGCGTGCCCCGAGGCGGCGCCCGCGCTGGCCGTGGCGCTGGCCCGGGCGGCGCGCGGCGCGGTGGTCGATCTGCGCGAGGTACGCCCCGGGGCGGCCGCCGAGCGGGTCTTCGCCCGCTGGCACGGCCCGCGCCGGCGGCTCGCCGACTCGCTCTGCCTGGAGCTTCCCGCGGTGCCGATGGACGCCCTGCTCGAACGGATTCCGTCGAACAAGGCCCAGCGCGTGCGCGCCAAGCTACGCAAGCTGGACGCGCTCGGCATCGACGAGCGTGTCGTGCCCGGCGAGGAGGTGCCGGCCGCCCTCGACCGGCTGCTGAGGTTGCATCAGCTGCAATGGCAGGGGCGGGGCGTGACGGTCGAGCACACCAGCGACCGGTTCGCGCAGCATCTGGCGCGGGCGGTGCGGCCGATGGTCGAGCGTGGGGACGCGCGGGTGACCGAGTTCCGGCTCGCGGGCGATGTCGTCGCGGCCGATCTGACGCTGATGTCGCCGCAGCTCGCGGGCGGTTATCTGTACGGCGCCGATCCGGTGCTGCGCGCGCGGAAGATCGACGTGGCGACGATGCTGCTGCGTCATGGGGCGCGCGAGACGAGTGCGAGCGGGCGGGCGACGCTGAGCATGTTGCGGGGCAACGAACCGTACAAGCAGCACTGGCGTCCGGAGACGGTTCCCAACCAGCGGCTGATGCTGGCGGGGCGGGGCGCGGCCCCGGTGCTGTGGCTCTGGGCGGGCGCGGCGGACGGACGGCGCTGGGCGGCCCGGCAGGCGCGGGAGCGGGCCTGGGTGGGGCGGGCGCTCGCGCGGCTGCCGGGACGGGCGAACGGCGGCGGAGGATGA
- a CDS encoding LCP family protein, whose translation MSVRKFPRPRRLVLASAALVALASGAIAGAPAALPGPDGGLDILVAGVDSRAGLTAAERKRYHAGGKGCDCTDVMMLVHVSARNDRVSVVSLPRDSLTAFPAVHIDQRTGTVHGAHPAKLNAAHTEGGPKHTVEAVERMTGTHIDRYLEIDFRRFMDGVDQVDGGVPICTVQPLKDPVTGIDLAPGTRNVKGGEALQYVRSRRDGNMDFGRMQKQQKFVVNMWKTIRAGLKDDPTRLWALASTLRGTAETERSLSVTEMFTLAARLRDLTPDRTEFATVPIRRFNPVITGVGSSVVWNEEQAAKIFAALRAERPLPKAPPTQTSEIPRGLGEYRPTDGASLVCS comes from the coding sequence GTGTCCGTCAGGAAATTCCCTCGCCCGCGACGGCTGGTACTCGCCTCGGCGGCGCTCGTCGCCCTCGCCTCGGGGGCGATCGCCGGAGCCCCCGCCGCCCTGCCCGGGCCGGACGGCGGTCTCGACATCCTTGTGGCCGGGGTCGACAGCCGGGCGGGACTCACGGCAGCGGAGCGGAAGCGCTACCACGCCGGCGGCAAGGGCTGCGACTGCACGGACGTGATGATGCTGGTGCACGTCTCCGCCCGCAACGACCGGGTCAGCGTGGTGAGCCTGCCCCGCGACTCGCTCACCGCGTTCCCCGCCGTTCACATCGATCAGCGGACCGGCACGGTGCACGGCGCGCACCCGGCGAAGCTCAACGCCGCGCACACGGAGGGCGGGCCGAAGCACACCGTCGAAGCAGTAGAGCGGATGACGGGCACTCACATCGACCGCTACCTGGAGATCGACTTCCGGCGCTTCATGGACGGTGTGGACCAGGTCGACGGCGGGGTGCCGATCTGTACCGTGCAGCCGCTCAAGGACCCGGTCACCGGGATCGACCTGGCTCCGGGGACAAGGAACGTCAAGGGCGGCGAGGCGCTGCAGTACGTGCGTTCGCGGCGCGACGGGAACATGGACTTCGGGCGGATGCAGAAGCAGCAGAAGTTCGTGGTCAACATGTGGAAGACCATCCGGGCGGGCCTCAAGGACGATCCCACCCGGCTGTGGGCGCTGGCCTCGACGCTGCGCGGTACGGCGGAGACGGAGCGTTCGCTGTCCGTGACCGAGATGTTCACGCTCGCGGCGCGGCTGCGTGATCTCACCCCCGACCGTACCGAGTTCGCGACTGTTCCGATCCGTCGCTTCAACCCGGTGATCACCGGTGTGGGGTCCAGCGTCGTCTGGAACGAAGAGCAGGCGGCGAAGATCTTCGCGGCGCTGCGCGCCGAACGGCCGCTGCCGAAGGCCCCGCCGACGCAGACGAGCGAGATCCCGCGTGGCCTCGGCGAGTACCGGCCGACCGACGGCGCCTCGCTCGTCTGCTCGTGA
- a CDS encoding chaplin, protein MKCKKAAVVVAGLFMALGAASPALADADAHGVAIGSPGVLSGNVVQAPIHIPINACGNTINVIGILNPTIGNTCVNF, encoded by the coding sequence ATGAAGTGCAAGAAGGCTGCGGTCGTCGTCGCCGGTCTGTTCATGGCTCTGGGTGCGGCCTCCCCCGCGCTGGCGGACGCCGACGCGCACGGTGTCGCGATCGGTTCGCCGGGCGTCCTGTCGGGCAACGTGGTCCAGGCTCCGATCCACATCCCGATCAACGCCTGCGGCAACACCATCAACGTGATCGGGATTCTCAACCCGACCATCGGCAACACCTGCGTCAACTTCTGA